The genomic window ttgttgatggcaatgtcggAAATGACAATAGATTGGtcatttttgtttttactttgttTATTTGTGTCTTGTCTCTTTATGTTGCTCCATATTAATGTGTTGAGCTTTTTTTTGTTCCAAAAAAAATTTCCTTCTgcgtttttttgtttgttttgtcgcTGGCATATACTTATTCATCTTTCTAGAATGAACATGTTCGCATTGCATAGTTCATAGTGCTACTGTGCTAACATAATAGCATTATTACTCATTGATCAATCaactattttataaaaaaatccaCAAAGCACCACAAACCCTGTATACAGAGAACTTATTAAGCAAAAATACTATTAAGAGACAGAATTAGAGCAAGCTGCTACAATTGCATATGccttaatataattaattaaattcctCACCAAAAGAATATAATAAAGAATTCAAAATTCTGTAAagtgtaaataaataaataatctctATATCTCTCTCACTCTCGCTCTTTTGTATTTTACTTGCCGTCTCTTTGAGATCTATTCCCCTTACTTTAAAaacaatgaataaaaaaatttactacAGAGGATATCCCTGGAtccttcttcttcttgtgcacTAGAATTAGAATGGTAGCTATCGGCTAAACGACACCGTTATGTTTTGTTATGTACACTTACGGTGCAACAAAAACGGATTATTGGATCGGAGCCTCTGTCTTGTCTCTGTTGTGACAAAAGCAACACTTTCCGCAGCAGAATAATAGTTCAGAGTCACATAAAACACACGATCACGTTCATGCAATGCTGATCACTCCATACATGTTGAGattgtgatgatgatgattatgaggaTTATTATTTTGGCTTTGATTCACCAATTGGTGATGACACCTCATAAACCCTTCAATTTTGTTATTGTTAAACTTCCAATCCCCAACAATAACcctaacttcttcttcttcttcttcttcttcttcttctgataCTAACGATGTcgattcatcttcttcttcttctactttgaATTCTTGTtgtggttcttcttcttcttcttcgtcttcgaGATCGTCGTCGCATTGATCTGGAACAAGAAACATCTTCAACCTTCCGTGTTCTCTCGAAGCGTAGAGAATCTCAGGTCTTTTGATTCTCACTTTGTTGAGTTGCAACCTTCCATTCTCCCTCACCGGAATAAGAGCGAAACTCGCTTGTCCCTTCTGGTTCAACGAAGAAAGCGGCGGAGGAAATGACGGAGCCGCCGCCGCCGCCTTCGAATTCCTCAATAACTCTCTCCTATTATCATTCCTATTTTCCTCAACATCAAGATCTTCGATCTTCTGCGTTATCTTTTGATCTTTGTCTTCACCGTCCACTAGCGTTTCCTCGATGCTCTCAAACCCTAGACTCTCGGTGCAGAACGTCCGCTTGCAATTGCCATCGGTTTCTTCGTCAACAACCACGGCTTTCGAcggtggaggaggaggaggaggaggaggatcggTGATCGCCCGCGCCAAGATTCGCGAAGAGGATCGGTTAGAAGTCTTGAAACTGTTCTTGAAGGCGCTGAAAACGTGGAAGAAGAGAGAATAGAAATGCTTCTTGAATGtatgaagaagaaaagaaagaggaagagaaagcGAAAGAAGAATAGGGAGGTACAAAGAAAATATCGTCATGGATTGTTCCTCGATCAATAATGTATGTTTCTCAAATCAATCTTATGTTAAAAAAGAATAAAGGAAAACAGGATTAATAGAAGAGAGTAGGGATGTGTGCTGTGTCCAAGAGAAGACAAAAGAAGAGAGAAGGCTAGGGTGAGGGTCTTAATATCAACACCCTCATCCCAAAGATAGAGAGAGATATATAGTATTATTATTTATGTATGGGTAATGGTGATGAGGTGAAGAGACAAGAGAGAGTGGGGAaaaaatcaaagaagaagaagagtgtgAAAATTGATTAACATGAGAGGGTATGTTGGTGTTTGAGCTGTAGTGAAAAGAGCGAAGTTAGCTAATTAGTAAACGGTGCCGAGTCCCACGTGAGATGCCCCTATGATTTCTCCCAATTTGGCACATTGCCAATTTCCCTTCCTCACTTTTCAAACCCTATCCTCACCTTAAATAGTGAGCTGGATGATGAAATTAAAAAACATGGAAACTAATTTTAGGGTGTTTGATGAGTAACTGGAAAAGGTAATTTAATTTTGGAGAGAATATAAGATattctattataattttttgGATACTTTTAAGAAATATTTTTTGGATACTTTTAAGAAATATTTTTTTCCTTTGAGAATTAAGAAAGGATTTTGCTAGTTTGAATGATGTATTTTAGACACACAAAAAAAGAGGTATTTCAAATTTTACTTATTTCAGaaggattttttaaaattttcaaactttttttGATATTTCAATTTattctgtttttttttctttccttatttTCTTCCAATTACCTTATTTCCTTTCAATTCACGCAAGAAAATTATTTTATCTaaacaaaaattttgaagaaggaATTTAGTTAAAACATTTGAATACTGTGTTTGGATAGGgtaattaaaagaagaaaattaaTTTAGAAAGGATTCGAAAtatttgttgttgtgtttttgtTTCGGTATCTAAAAAGGATTcgaaatattttataataaaatcatATCTCTGCatatttaattgaaaatttgaaataattttttatgaaagAACGTTTGAAgattattagaatttattatttttagctaTAAGTTAGtcatataaatatttaaaagtaaGAGATATATGTTGTTAAATTACTAGATTAAAGAAATTGAGTTGATGTGTAAGTGTGTGTTTGGCAGGGTGAATGCGGATCAGATCGGATATAGACAAAATTGCGATTTgatccgcactaaaatcatcggatcggatatcggatatcggatatattcgcaaaacacaaaatatttttaaaagcttattttattaaaaaatattaataaaattctttttttacccttttaaatatgtttactcttaaaataatattaaacatacttttcttaaataattaaattaaaataatacaacatatatgataattattagttgaatacAATAtaagaatatttatttatttatttttgcggatCTGCGGATATGCAGATGGGATATGTGGATACCTACATAAAATCCGCAATCTGATCCTATAAGTGTGCCCAGCAGATCTGATTCGATCTAATAGCCTTGTGGATCGGATCCATATCCACACTTTTCGGATCGGATTCGAATAAAATACTGCGGATATGCAAATTAtatccgatccatgaacaccctaGTGTTTGGATTAAAGTTTGTAAACGAtaatttgcataaaattgattttcgatAAAAGTGAGTTGGTATTAATGTGATTTATGTTTGACAACTTTATATCAAAATGGATTGTAATGAAATAAATGTTATTTGGATTATGTTGTTCAAAATCACTTTTAAgtgaaaatttattaaaaaacacataaattaaaataattattttatagaattttattagtttaatttaaatatttaaataaaatttatgaatcaattttataataaaaattaatatttaattattaaattaaaaataacatataaaaattgataaaatatattttatatcaaaaacaaaaataatatatgaataatatattaaaatatattttattaaattatattattcatatttttttaatattttcagtactcttttatttaatattattttaaaatataaattttaattaaattgagTTGATGTGTAAGTGTGTGTTTGGCAGGGTGAATGCGGATCAGATCGGATATAGACAAAATTGCGATTTgatccgcactaaaatcatcggatcggatatcggatatcggatatattcgcaaaacacaaaatatttttaaaagcttattttattaaaaaatattaataaaattctttttttactcttttaaatatgtttactcttaaaataatattaaacatacttttcttaaataattaaattaaaataatacaacatatatgataattattagttgaatacAATAtaagaatatttatttatttatttttgcggatCTGCGGATATGCAGATGGGATATGTGGATACCTACATAAAATCCGCAATCTGATCCTATAAGTGTGCCCAGCAGATCTGATTCGATCTAATAGCCTTGTGGATCGGATCCATATCCACACTTTTCGGATCGGATTCGAATAAAATACTGCGGATATGCAAATTAtatccgatccatgaacaccctaGTGTTTGGATTAAAGTTTGTAAACGAtaatttgcataaaattgattttcgatAAAAGTGAGTTGGTATTAATGTGATTTATGTTTGACAACTTTATATCAAAATGGATTGTAATGAAATAAATGTTATTTGGATTATGTTGTTCAAAATCACTTTTAAgtgaaaatttattaaaaaacacataaattaaaataattattttatagaattttattagtttaatttaaatatttaaataaaatttatgaatcaattttataataaaaattaatatttaattattaaattaaaaataacatataaaaattgataaaatatattttatatcaaaAACAAAATCCAAACATAAAAACGAAGCATTCAATGCACTCAAACGTGTTTTTCTTCTCTTCAACGCTAAACCAAACACAGCTTAAGTGATAGTCAAAACCAATAAATTTCTGATGGCCCTGGTATTACTCTCTTTTAAAATTCAATGATACttttatgagtttaattttaatgcattgaCAATATAAAGTCACGTCTATTTTGTTATGACTATTCACGCggtcaatataaaaaatagttattttattGATGTGACGTTACATAATTAGATGCATGTATAAAACTAGTTtgacaatatataaaaattaaattctatttttataaaaagttttaaTTGCCTAAAATAGGAATATTAATTTTCCCTTTAAGTGAAGGAATTTAAATTTCTCTTTCTTAGGAAAGTACAAATCTCGATCCGATCT from Arachis ipaensis cultivar K30076 chromosome B09, Araip1.1, whole genome shotgun sequence includes these protein-coding regions:
- the LOC110267195 gene encoding protein FANTASTIC FOUR 1-like, with amino-acid sequence MTIFSLYLPILLSLSLPLSFLLHTFKKHFYSLFFHVFSAFKNSFKTSNRSSSRILARAITDPPPPPPPPPSKAVVVDEETDGNCKRTFCTESLGFESIEETLVDGEDKDQKITQKIEDLDVEENRNDNRRELLRNSKAAAAAPSFPPPLSSLNQKGQASFALIPVRENGRLQLNKVRIKRPEILYASREHGRLKMFLVPDQCDDDLEDEEEEEEPQQEFKVEEEEDESTSLVSEEEEEEEEEEVRVIVGDWKFNNNKIEGFMRCHHQLVNQSQNNNPHNHHHHNLNMYGVISIA